TGTTTATCAAAGTAGTGATGGATTATTAGAATTAGACTTAGAAGCGGGGTTTGAGTAGCAACTGATACTGCTGACGAACTTAACATAAGACCATTAGAGCGATCGCCAAATTGAAGAATTTTATGTCGCAAAATGACTTAAATTAAGCTTACAGGTAAAAATAAAAGTTCTGGGAGGTCATAGAGAGTATGGTTCTACATTCGCATGGCATAAAAACTATTCCGCCCCTGACCAAAGAAATAGCCCACAAAGCCTTCCCCAAAGGGAATCTTTACATGACCCTCAGAGATGAATTGGGGACATTTTATGACGATAATGACTTTGCCGAACTTTATTCATCTGAAGGTCAACCTGCACTGCATCCTGGGCGTTTAGCTTTGATCTGTGTCATGCAGTATATAGCTAATTTATCCGACAGAGAAGCAGTAGAAGCTGTCGCTGCTCGTATTGATTGGAAATATGCTTTGGGAATGGATTTAACAGAACCTGGCTTTGATTCTTCTGTGCTGACCTTATTTCGTTCTCGATTGCTTAATGGGGGCCTAGAAAAACTGATATTGGACAAACTCCTAGAACGTTGTCAGCAACTTCAACTGATAAAAGCTAAAGGAAAAGCTCGAACTGATTCGACTCATATCTTGGCTGCGATTCGTAATCTCAATCGTCTCGAATATGTTGGTGAAACATTACGTTGTGCTTTAAATGCTTTAACCATAGCCTATTCAGATTGGTTATCAAATTTAGTTACTCCTGACTGGTTCGACCGTTACAGCAAACCTGTTGAAGAATCTCGATTACCTAGAGGTACAGAAGCTCGTAATGAATATGCCCAAATAATCGGACGAGATGGCATGAAAATTTTAGAGGCTATTTACGATCAGCCAACTACACCTCAATGGCTAAGAGCAATTCCAGCCATTGAAACCTTGAGAATTGCCTGGGTACATCAATACTGGATTAATGAGAATGGTCAACTTAATTGGCGCAGTCACAAAGATTTACCACCAGCAGGAATCAGAAGTAATTCCCCTTACGATACGGAAGCTCGTTACGGTAACAAACGACATACCACTTGGCTGGGTTACAAGATACATCTGACAGAAACTTGTGACAAAAACCGCGTTCATCTGATTACTAATGTTAAGACTACAGAGGCTCATATAGCTGATGTAGACCAAACTGAATCGATTCATCAATCTTTGGCTGACAAAGAATTATTACCCACAAAACATCTAGTCGATGCGGGTTATGTTGATGGCACTTTATTGGTAGAGAGTCTACAAAACCACAAGATCGAACTCATCGGAGCAATTCGTGAAAACGTTAGTTGGCAATCTCAAAACCCCGAAGCTTATGATTTAAGTAAATTCAAAATCAACTGGAAAACCCAGCAGGTAACTTGTCCAGAAGGTAAAAAGAGTAATCGGAAATGGTCTCCTCGTCTTGATGCTTGGGGGAACAAAGTTTTTAATATTAAATTTCCCAAAGCTGCTTGTCTTAACTGTTCCCACCGTTCTTTGTGTACTAGCTCACTTACTGAACCAAGAAAACTGACGATACGTCCTAAAGAGGAGCATCTTGCTATAGTTAAAAGACGAAAACAACAACAAACAAAAACGTGGTTGAAACAATACAATCAACGTGCAGGAATTGAAGGCACAATTTCTCAAGGTGTTCGTGGTTTTGATTTACGTAAATGTCGTTATCTTGGTTTGAACAAGACTCATTTACAACATATACTGACAGCAACGGCAATGAATGTGATTCGCCTTTTTGCCTGGTTTGAAGGCGTACCTTTGGCTAAAACTCGTGTTTCTTCCTTTGCTCAATTAGCTCCTGATTAACTTCGATTATTTGTTACTTGCAGCGATCGCTCTACTGGTATTTGTTAAGTTAGTCAGCAGTATCAGTTGCTACTCAAACCCCTTGCACATTCCCATTACGGGTAATGCAGATAATGTTTTTCTTCATATCCAACCAGGAGAAAAACTAACTTACGAATTTCAGATACCATCAAATCATCCAGCAGGAATATTTTGGTATCATCCCCATTTGCATGGTTTAGTTGCCGAACAATTGTTTGGGGGTTTGGCAGGGTTGTTTATCGTGCGCGGTGAGTTAGACGAAATTCCCGAAATCAAAGCAGCCAAAGAAGAGTTTTTGGTACTGCAAGACTTTGCTGTAGATAATAATGGCAGACTAATCAATTCAGCCCATATGTCGCTGATGATGGGAAGAGAAGGAGACATAATTACAGCCAACGGACAAGTAAATCCTGGTCTTTCTTTGCCCGAACAAGGATTACTGCGCTTGCGGATTCTCAATGCGTCTACTTCCCGTTTTTATCGACTGGCTTTAGAAGATCATTCCTTTTATCAAATTGCTACTGACGGAGGTGCGTTAAACGAACCTATAGAAGTTAACGAATTGCTACTGACACCAGGACAACGAGCCGAAGTTTTGGTAAAAGGCGACAAAGAACCTAGACAATACCGCTTACTAAATTTACCTTACGATCGCGTTGGTATGGGAATGATGGGGGGTGGAATGATGGGCAGAAATAACCGCGATGAACCCATAGTTTTATCAACGATTAACTACGAAGCCCCAGGACAGTCTCTTTCAATTCCCACCCAGCTTGCTTCAATTACGGCATTGCCAGAACCTCAAACAGTAAGAAGCTTTGAACTCAATCATGGCATGAATCCCGCCGTGGGCATGGCTTTTCTAATCAATGGTGAAGCTTATAATCACGATCGCCTCGATACTCAAGTACAACTAGATACAGTAGAAGATTGGGAAATAACCAATACAGGAATGATGGATCATCCCTTCCACGTTCACAATAATGCTTTTCAGGTTATTAGTCGCAATGATCGACCAGAATCATTACTGGCTTGGCGAGATACGGTGCTAGTGCCTAGAGGTGAAACTGTTTGCATTCGCATCCCTTTCCGCGATTTTACAGGTAAAACTGTCTATCACTGTCACGTTTTAGATCACGAGGATTTGGGCATGATGGGTAGTTTGATGATTAATGTTTAGTAGTGCGATCGCGAATGTCAAAAATCAGCTAATTTTAGATGATAAAACCGTAACAGCCATCAGTCCCCAAATAACTCCAAAACGAACTTTAGTAGCACGGTGAATTTTAAATTCAGCAGATATCAATAACTTATGTAATTCCTCTTGTGTATAGCATTGTTGATGGGCGGGATCGAAAATTTGTAAGAGCCAGTCGCAGATTCTACATACTGGATAATCTTTATTCCAGTCGAGAATAATTACCTTGCCATTGGGTTTTAGCACTCTTTTCATTTCTGCTAATGCTACTTGAGGTCGATCAAAATAATGAAAAGCATTAGCTGATACCACCACATCAAAAGATTGACTAGAAAAGGGCAGTGAATGAACTGAAGCTTGATGAAATTTAACACTAGGATAAGCCCGATATTTTTCCCTGGCTATATTCAACATCTTCTCTGATATATCAATTCCTGTAATTTTCTGTGTCGGATTTTGATTGAGCAAAAGTCGTTCAAATTCACCTGTACCACAAGCAACATCTAGAATTGTAGACTGTGGTTCAATCTCCTCCCAATTATGCAGGAAGGTAAGTGTGTTGACGATGTAGTTGCGCCAGCGTAAATCGTAAATATCAGCAAGGCGATCGTATTGAGTTTTGACTTTAACTTCATTAATGTTCATAGTTTTGCGCTAGTTGTCGAACATTATGGATTGAGGTTTTCTAAAGCTGAAGGGATGAGCAAACTTTTTAAGGTAATAGTTTGAACCCTCTTTCCCTTCATTCCATTTCTAGGACAAGTTTTATCCCAGGAAGTTTGCTGGGGAGGGCAACAACAAGTTTCAGTCATGATGAATTATTCCTGACGCTCATAGCAACGACGATAACGACTATAGGAAAGAACAGTTAAGGCAAGCATGATCAACAAGGCTGGCAATAAAACGTAG
The DNA window shown above is from Pleurocapsa minor HA4230-MV1 and carries:
- a CDS encoding IS1182 family transposase, producing the protein MVLHSHGIKTIPPLTKEIAHKAFPKGNLYMTLRDELGTFYDDNDFAELYSSEGQPALHPGRLALICVMQYIANLSDREAVEAVAARIDWKYALGMDLTEPGFDSSVLTLFRSRLLNGGLEKLILDKLLERCQQLQLIKAKGKARTDSTHILAAIRNLNRLEYVGETLRCALNALTIAYSDWLSNLVTPDWFDRYSKPVEESRLPRGTEARNEYAQIIGRDGMKILEAIYDQPTTPQWLRAIPAIETLRIAWVHQYWINENGQLNWRSHKDLPPAGIRSNSPYDTEARYGNKRHTTWLGYKIHLTETCDKNRVHLITNVKTTEAHIADVDQTESIHQSLADKELLPTKHLVDAGYVDGTLLVESLQNHKIELIGAIRENVSWQSQNPEAYDLSKFKINWKTQQVTCPEGKKSNRKWSPRLDAWGNKVFNIKFPKAACLNCSHRSLCTSSLTEPRKLTIRPKEEHLAIVKRRKQQQTKTWLKQYNQRAGIEGTISQGVRGFDLRKCRYLGLNKTHLQHILTATAMNVIRLFAWFEGVPLAKTRVSSFAQLAPD
- a CDS encoding class I SAM-dependent methyltransferase, which gives rise to MNINEVKVKTQYDRLADIYDLRWRNYIVNTLTFLHNWEEIEPQSTILDVACGTGEFERLLLNQNPTQKITGIDISEKMLNIAREKYRAYPSVKFHQASVHSLPFSSQSFDVVVSANAFHYFDRPQVALAEMKRVLKPNGKVIILDWNKDYPVCRICDWLLQIFDPAHQQCYTQEELHKLLISAEFKIHRATKVRFGVIWGLMAVTVLSSKIS